A window from Fragaria vesca subsp. vesca linkage group LG5, FraVesHawaii_1.0, whole genome shotgun sequence encodes these proteins:
- the LOC101295336 gene encoding mechanosensitive ion channel protein 2, chloroplastic-like, producing the protein MLQAGSMRLLYEWRGPSVHGCHNNPHAGVVGKGRVHMVSINLPSHGLGACSLHLLSRVRGPIGPVSSRCNVFLCRSVFIPSGGTGAPALKSAAIVLTRSYNALRGSTVMLKLIQAVAIIAFAVWGLGPLMRTGRIIFFQRTDSSWKKSRSHYAMTSYIRPLMLWGGAMLVCRALDPLVLPSEASQAVKQRLVHFLQSISTVLAFAYCLSSLNQQAQKFFAETNDPSDTRNMGFSFAGKAVYSAVWVAAVSLFMELLGFSTQRWLTAGGLGTVLLTLAGREIFTNFLSSVMIHATRPFVVSEWIQTKIEGYEVSGTVEHVGWWSPTIIRGDDREAVHIPNHKFTVNVVRNLSQKTHWRIKNYIAISHLDVNKINIIVADMRKVLAKNPQIEQQRLHRRVFLDNINPENQALMILVSCFVKTSHIEEYLCVKEAILLDLLRVVSHHRARLATPLRTVQKVYGDADLENVPFADTIFGNSTARTNRPYLLIEPSYRISSDDKSKASNRSARTNGDKEEAKPGPIPTPTQTEDKASFTSNSSTSPKTSEMPSEPQTQNEKTEYAGKEKKVDSKYVSPEKVTSKNSPVTSSEMDGGKADIPLTTVHAKQDGEKPVTSPSTARPPLEENIILGVALEGSKRTLPIEEDMAPSPIESKEFTASRNGSGGSPLGTDLKD; encoded by the exons ATGCTGCAAGCTGGTTCTATGAGGTTGTTGTATGAATGGAGAGGTCCTAGTGTTCATGGATGCCATAATAATCCACATGCT GGTGTTGTTGGAAAGGGTCGAGTACATATGGTTAGCATCAATCTTCCGTCGCATGGCTTG GGTGCCTGCAGTCTCCATCTTCTAAGCCGTGTTCGTGGCCCAATAGGTCCAGTATCTTCCAGATGTAATGTTTTCTTGTGTAGATCTGTTTTTATACCAAGTGGAGGAACTGGGGCTCCCGCTCTGAAATCTGCTGCTATAGTTTTAACAAG GTCTTATAATGCTTTACGTGGAAGCACTGTCATGCTTAAATTGATTCAGGCAGTTGCTATCATTGCTTTTGCTGTTTGGGGTCTTGGACCGCTGATGCGCACGGGGAGGATTATATTTTTTCAA CGAACTGATAGTAGTTGGAAGAAAAGTAGGTCACACTATGCTATGACCTCTTACATTCGGCCTTTAATGCTTTGGGGCGGAGCAATGCTTGTATGCAG AGCATTGGATCCTTTAGTCCTACCATCAGAAGCTAGCCAGGCTGTCAAGCAAAGACTTGTACATTTTTTACAATCAATATCAACAGTGCTGGCATTTGCCTACTGTTTGTCGAG CTTGAACCAACAAGCACAGAAATTCTTTGCGGAGACAAATGACCCAAGTGATACCAGAAAT ATGGGCTTTAGTTTTGCTGGCAAAGCTGTTTATTCGGCAGTTTGGGTTGCTGCAGTGTCATTGTTTATGGAGTTGCTGGGATTCTCAACCCAGAGATGGCTAACAGCTGGGGGTCTGGGTACAGTATTGCTCACGCTTGCTGGTCGTGAG ATATTCACAAACTTCCTTTCCAGTGTAATGATCCATGCCACACGGCCATTTGTTGTCAGTGAATGGATTCAGACTAAGATTGAAGGCTATGAAGTTTCTGGTACTGTCGAG CATGTGGGGTGGTGGTCACCAACAATAATTAGAGGCGACGATCGGGAAGCAGTTCACATTCCAAATCACAAGTTCACTGTGAATGTTGTGAGGAATCTTAGCCAGAAGACTCATTGGCGTATCAAGAACTACATAGCCATTAGTCATTTGGATGTCAATAAAATTAAT ATTATTGTAGCTGACATGCGCAAGGTTTTAGCCAAAAATCCTCAAATAGAGCAGCAAAGGTTGCATAGAAGAGTGTTTCTGGATAATATCAATCCAGAGAATCAGGCTCTTATG ATTTTGGTATCTTGCTTTGTGAAAACATCTCACATTGAGGAGTATCTCTGCGTGAAG GAGGCAATACTCTTGGATCTTCTCAGAGTTGTCAGCCATCATCGTGCTCGCCTTGCCACACCTCTCCGCACAGTTCAGAAAGTATACGGGGATGCTGACTTGGAAAATGTGCCATTTGCTGACACCATTTTTGGTAATTCTACAGCGCGTACTAATCGACCATATCTCCTGATCGAGCCATCATACAGAATTAGCAGTGATGATAAAAGTAAGGCTTCTAATCGCTCAGCACGCACAAATGGAGACAAGGAAGAAGCTAAACCTGGGCCAATACCAACTCCTACACAAACTGAAGATAAGGCAAGTTTTACTTCCAACTCAAGCACTAGTCCCAAGACTTCGGAAATGCCATCTGAACCCCAGACACAGAATGAGAAAACAGAATATGCAGGGAAGGAGAAGAAAGTTGATTCCAAATATGTATCTCCAGAAAAGGTGACATCTAAGAATTCTCCTGTTACTTCAAGTGAGATGGATGGTGGAAAGGCAGATATTCCTCTGACCACTGTACATGCAAAGCAAGATGGAGAGAAACCTGTTACATCTCCGTCTACAGCCCGCCCTCCCTTAGAAGAGAATATCATTCTCGGTGTTGCCTTAGAGGGATCTAAGCGAACACTTCCAATTGAGGAAGATATGGCTCCATCTCCTATAGAATCAAAAGAATTTACTGCGAGCCGTAATGGCAGTGGCGGGTCTCCTCTTGGCACAGATTTGAAAGATTGA
- the LOC101308878 gene encoding chromosome-associated kinesin KIF4A-like → MDSSECVRVAVNIRPLITSELLVGCTDCISVVPGEPQVQIGTHTFTYDYVYGSTALPSSSVYDDCVAPLVDALFHGYNATVLAYGQTGSGKTYTMGTNYSGEGSTGGIIPKVMETIFKRVGTTKDNTEFLIRVSFIEIFKEEVFDLLDPNSSTLSKHEGAANPKPVARVPIQIRETVSGGITLAGVTEAEVRTKEEMGSYLARGSLARATGSTNMNSQSSRSHAIFTITMEQKKSAHCQNGATNDEIGDDILCAKLHLVDLAGSERAKRTGADGMRLKEGIHINKGLLALGNVISALGDEKKRKEGGHVPYRDSKLTRLLQDSLGGNSKTVMIACVSPADTNAEETLNTLKYANRARNIQNKAVINRDPMAAQLQLMRSQIEQLQTELLFYRGDASLPFEELQILKHKVSLLEASNMELRQELHGRRITCENLKQRALEAQVEKDKLAMKIEAFRNGKSWDEIDSDPEYDMLKTYVSKIQELEGELLCVKNSQSRRIVDCVEGDGDGFHSKNILFPCNNEFSSDYDTKAGDISDVIEDVEKEQEHSSLQQKLDQELKELDKALEQKEAEMKRFVSADTSVIKLYEKKVQELEHEKKTLQREIEELRHNLSNISSTSGDGAQKLKEDYLHKLNLLEGQVSELKKKQDAQAQALRQKQKSEEAARRLQDEIQRIKTQKVQLQHKIKQESEQFRLWKASREKEVLQLKKEGRRNEYEMHKLLALNQRQKMVLQRKTEEANTATKRLKELLESKKTSRETSGHNAPGIQALMQAIELELEVTVKTHEVRSEYERQMEERARMAKERNKLIEEQRNLIDSSGIMSPGARNSRIFALDNMLATSSSTMVSMASQLSEAEERERGFNGRGRWNQVRSLPDAKTLMNHLFNLASSSRCMLRDKEVAYREKDLEIRELKEKVVSLNSSLRKLEMKNAELMHQNSALKKSENGHKYDLRKLDSRTSFILEDMDISDSDDEWIASGKPRSKKRKSKYGSLSESVNDSGGFKLDSAGEGIVSVVKKNELGACCSCTKTSSCKTSKCQCRANGGSCGASCGCVPTKCSNRGSGLLEVHGTPEGEAAQGNDEGTNETEKNQLLASQGAKLLQNALVERPSETTDDGRPRRKALSEIGNSLVKSNAPKPIQRKKWRKSTLQLVTNAPPPSQPATAEAPQRPENEAPEAPIPMKLPRAMRSAASNGGNPFRERNSDKADQSDVNKEAGVPAPRSPLPQNKTSDEKENCGL, encoded by the exons ATGGATAGCTCGGAATGCGTGCGGGTCGCCGTGAACATTCGGCCACTGATTACCTCCGAGCTTTTGGTCGGCTGCACCGATTGCATTTCCGTCGTTCCCGGAGAGCCTCAG GTGCAAATCGGGACTCATACGTTCACGTATGACTATGTGTATGGAAGCACGGCACTGCCTTCAAGCTCAGTGTACGATGATTGCGTCGCTCCACTGGTGGACGCGCTCTTCCATGGATACAATGCTACTGTGCTTGCTTATGGCCAG ACGGGTTCGGGGAAAACATATACGATGGGCACTAACTATTCTGGGGAAGGAAGCACTGGCGGAATTATACCGAAAGTAATGGAAACTATTTTCAAGAGAGTAGGGACAACAAAGGATAACACGGAGTTCTTGATCAGGGTATCATTTATTGAG ATATTCAAGGAAGAAGTGTTTGACTTACTTGATCCAAATTCGTCAACTCTCTCTAAACATGAAGGGGCAGCGAATCCGAAACCTGTAGCAAGAGTGCCTATCCAGATTAGAGAAACAGTGAGTGGAGGGATAACACTTGCTGGTGTGACCGAGGCAGAGGTTAGGACCAAGGAAGAGATGGGATCATATCTGGCTCGAGGTTCTTTAGCTCGTGCTACAGGGAGCACAAACATGAACAGTCAGTCAAG TCGCTCACATGCTATTTTCACAATAACCATGGAGCAAAAGAAGTCCGCTCATTGCCAGAATGGCGCAACTAATGATGAAATTGGTGATGATATACTATGTGCAAAACTCCATTTAGTTGACCTAGCAGGTTCTGAGAGGGCAAAACGAACAGGTGCAGATGGTATGCGCTTGAAAGAAG GCATTCATATCAACAAGGGTTTACTTGCTCTCGGAAATGTGATCAGTGCCCTCGGAGATGAGAAAAAGAGGAAAGAAGGTGGACATGTTCCCTACCGTGATAGCAAGTTAACTCGGTTGTTACAG GATTCACTTGGAGGAAACAGCAAGACTGTAATGATTG CTTGCGTTAGTCCAGCTGACACAAATGCAGAAGAGACCTTGAATACTTTGAAATATGCTAACCGTGCTCGCAACATTCAGAACAAGGCAGTG ATCAATCGTGATCCAATGGCTGCTCAGTTACAATTGATGCGCAGCCAGATTGAGCAGTTACAGACTGAACTTCTATTTTACCGCGGTGATGCTAGTTTACCATTTGAAGAACTGCAG ATTCTTAAACATAAAGTATCATTACTTGAAGCAAGCAACATGGAGCTGAGGCAGGAGCTACATGGACGTCGAATAACTTGTGAAAATCTAAAACAACGTGCTCTTGAAGCTCAG GTTGAAAAAGATAAACTGGCCATGAAAATTGAAGCCTTCCGAAATGGTAAATCTTGGGATGAGATCGACTCCGACCCA GAATATGATATGTTGAAAACATATGTATCGAAAATTCAAGAGTTAGAAGGGGAGTTATTATGCGTGAAAAATTCACAAAGCAGGAGAATTGTTGACTGTGTTGAGGGGGATGGTGATGGCTTCCACTCAAAGAACATATTATTCCCCTGTAATAATGAATTCTCATCTGATTACGATACCAAAGCTGGGGACATTTCTG ATGTTATAGAAGATGTGGAAAAAGAGCAAGAACATTCTTCTCTTCAACAAAAGTTGGATCAGGAGCTGAAAGAATTGGACAAAGCTCTTGAGCAAAAGGAG GCTGAAATGAAGCGGTTTGTAAGTGCCGATACCTCAGTTATTAAGCTGTATGAAAAGAAGGTTCAAGAATTAGAACATGAGAAGAAAACACTTCAG AGAGAGATTGAGGAGTTGAGACACAATCTTTCAAATATCTCATCTACTTCTGGGGATGGTGCTCAAAAGTTAAAGGAGGATTATCTACACAAGTTGAACCTTCTTGAAGGACAA GTTTCTGAGCTGAAAAAGAAACAGGATGCTCAAGCCCAAGCGTTGAGGCAAAAACAGAAAAGTGAAGAGGCTGCCAGAAGACTACAAGATGAAATTCAGAGGATAAAAACTCAAAAG GTGCAATTGCAACACAAGATCAAACAGGAGTCTGAGCAGTTTAGATTATGGAAAGCGTCACGAGAAAAGGAAGTTCTTCAG CTTAAGAAAGAGGGAAGGAGGAACGAATACGAGATGCACAAGCTACTAGCGTTAAACCAGAGGCAAAAGATG GTATTGCAACGTAAGACCGAAGAAGCTAATACGGCCACAAAAAGGCTCAAGGAGCTTTTAGAATCCAAAAAGACTTCACGTGAAACTTCTGGTCATAATGCTCCTGGTATTCAG GCTCTGATGCAGGCAATTGAACTTGAGCTTGAAGTCACAGTTAAGACACATGAAGTAAGATCTGAGTATGAGCGGCAAATGGAAGA GCGTGCTAGGATGGCCAAGGAAAGAAACAAGCTAATAGAAGAACAGCGTAATCTAAT TGATTCCTCTGGAATAATGTCTCCTGGTGCAAGAAATTCAAGGATTTTTGCACTTGATAACATGCTTGCTACTTCCTCTAGCACCATGGTGTCAATGGCATCACAATTGTCAGAAGCAGAAGAGCGTGAACGAGGTTTCAATGGTAGAGGTCGTTGGAATCAAGTTCGGTCTCTTCCAGATGCTAAAACCTTGATGAATCATCTGTTCAACCTAGCTTCTTCCTCCAG GTGCATGTTACGAGATAAAGAAGTTGCATATAGAGAGAAGGATTTGGAGATCAGAGAGTTGAAGGAAAAGGTAGTAAGCCTTAATAGTTCGCTCAGAAAGTTGGAGATGAAAAATGCTGAACTTATGCATCAG AACTCAGCGCTGAAGAAATCCGAAAACGGACACAAATATGATTTACGCAAGCTA GATTCACGGACATCATTCATCTTGGAGGATATGGATATATCTGACTCAGATGATGAGTGGATTGCTTCGGGAAAGCCAAGGAGTAAAAAGAGAAAGTCTAAATATGGAAGTTTAAGTGAGAGTGTTAATGACTCTGGAGGCTTCAAGTTAGATAGTGCTGGTGAGGGGATAGTCAGTGTGGTGAAGAAAAATGAGTTGGGTGCATGTTGCTCTTGCACTAAAACCTCCTCCTGCAAAACAAGCAAATGTCAATGTCGAGCTAATGGGGGATCATGTGGGGCATCATGTGGTTGTGTGCCTACCAAGTGTTCAAATAGAGGATCAGGTCTACTTGAGGTACATGGGACTCCAGAGGGAGAGGCTGCTCAAGGAAATGACGAAGGCACTAATGAAACAGAGAAGAATCAACTTCTTGCTTCTCAGGGTGCCAAACTACTTCAGAATGCACTAGTTGAGAGGCCGAGTGAAACAACTGATGATGGTAGACCAAGAAGGAAAGCTCTTTCAGAGATTGGAAATTCGTTG GTCAAATCCAATGCACCGAAGCCTATCCAGAGAAAGAAATGGCGAAAAAGCACACTTCAACTTGTTACAAATGCTCCGCCTCCCTCGCAGCCAGCAACTGCTGAAGCACCTCAGAGGCCAGAAAATGAGGCACCTGAGGCACCCATCCCTATGAAGCTTCCTAGGGCCATGCGATCAGCTGCATCAAATGGTGGCAACCCGTTTAGAGAAAGGAATTCTGACAAAGCAGATCAATCCGATGTCAACAAGGAGGCCGGTGTTCCTGCTCCAAGAAGTCCACTCCCACAGAACAAAACATCAGATGAGAAGGAGAACTGTGGCCTTTAA
- the LOC101309164 gene encoding pentatricopeptide repeat-containing protein At5g39710-like, translating into MQKRFKCSVLWQIPASLMKRKSFLSHSLVRSLCLKWLSSPWSFQNARAGMAMDAHKVYQQMIASGVTPTAYIYTALISGFAKDLSILDSVGYAKKYFLEMLDRGMKPHYKPYMDLINAIACEEPEEEVNKFLEQIKAKGLSLDNYSFPYKEGHLTKQMEAICMSTDLVDNNTVVKKYLEKLLASPWEIIELSLSMHCALLEDGNVNEATKVCNSIQHTVTEPSVILHTLVIESYLKFGKVKGALKAYRGMLAAGVAPNSYTYTVLIKGLTADPLFSGDAKKCLLEMMEKGDEAQCCYLHCCDRELCKAG; encoded by the coding sequence ATGCAAAAGCGATTCAAATGTTCAGTTCTATGGCAGATTCCGGCTTCCTTGATGAAGCGAAAGAGCTTTTTAAGCCACTCTCTGGTGAGGTCACTTTGCCTCAAGTGGCTGTCTTCACCTTGGTCGTTTCAAAACGCCCGCGCTGGCATGGCCATGGATGCTCACAAGGTCTACCAGCAGATGATAGCCTCTGGTGTCACCCCCACCGCCTACATTTACACTGCACTCATTAGTGGATTTGCAAAAGACTTGTCCATTTTGGATTCTGTCGGGTATGCCAAGAAGTATTTTCTTGAAATGTTGGACAGGGGGATGAAGCCCCATTATAAACCTTACATGGATCTTATAAATGCCATTGCCTGCGAAGAGCCAGAGGAGGAGGTTAATAAGTTCCTTGAGCAGATAAAGGCCAAGGGGCTCAGCCTTGACAACTATAGTTTTCCATACAAAGAAGGCCACCTGACAAAACAGATGGAGGCAATCTGCATGTCTACTGATCTTGTCGACAACAATACTGTTGTGAAAAAATATCTTGAGAAGTTGTTGGCTTCACCTTGGGAAATCATTGAACTTTCATTGAGTATGCACTGTGCTTTGCTAGAAGATGGAAACGTCAATGAAGCTACAAAGGTCTGTAACTCAATTCAGCACACAGTCACAGAGCCCTCGGTCATACTCCACACCTTGGTCATTGAATCCTACCTCAAGTTCGGCAAGGTCAAGGGTGCTCTGAAGGCCTACCGGGGAATGTTAGCTGCGGGTGTTGCCCCCAACTCCTACACTTACACAGTTTTAATCAAGGGGCTCACTGCTGATCCCCTCTTCTCTGGAGATGCCAAAAAGTGCTTGCTTGAGATGATGGAAAAAGGGGATGAGGCCCAATGCTGCTACCTACACTGTTGTGATAGAGAGCTTTGCAAAGCAGGGTGA